One Brassica oleracea var. oleracea cultivar TO1000 chromosome C7, BOL, whole genome shotgun sequence genomic window carries:
- the LOC106301513 gene encoding cold shock domain-containing protein 3 codes for MAQDDQSAARSTGTVNWFSDAKGYGFIAPDDGGDELFVHQSSIVSDGFRTLTVDEPVEYAIAIGNDGKTKAVDVTAPGGGSLNKKEMSSRGNGGSCFSCGEVGHMAKDCAGGKRYGGGGRRSGGEGSCYVCGNVGHFARDCRQNAGGNSGGGGGVECYNCGVVGHMAKDCRGGNRYGGRGSGGEGCYTCGDVGHFARDCRANGGGNVGGGGGNTCYTCGGVGHMARVCTSRRSSGTGGGGACYECGGIGHLARDCDRRGSGRSGGGGGKCFTCGEEGHFARDCSSLA; via the coding sequence ATGGCGCAAGACGATCAATCGGCGGCGAGATCTACCGGAACAGTTAACTGGTTCAGCGATGCCAAAGGCTATGGTTTCATCGCTCCGGACGATGGCGGAGACGAGCTTTTCGTTCATCAGTCCTCGATCGTCTCCGACGGTTTCCGAACCTTGACTGTTGATGAGCCGGTTGAGTACGCGATCGCGATTGGAAACGACGGAAAGACCAAGGCCGTCGATGTCACTGCTCCCGGCGGCGGATCTCTCAACAAGAAGGAAATGAGCTCCCGCGGAAACGGCGGTAGCTGTTTCAGTTGCGGCGAGGTTGGCCATATGGCGAAGGATTGCGCCGGTGGAAAAAGATACGGAGGCGGAGGGCGTAGATCCGGTGGCGAAGGCTCTTGCTACGTGTGCGGTAATGTAGGACATTTCGCTAGGGATTGTAGGCAGAACGCCGGTGGAAACAGCGGAGGCGGAGGCGGAGTCGAGTGTTACAATTGCGGAGTGGTTGGTCATATGGCGAAGGATTGTCGCGGTGGGAACAGATACGGTGGCCGTGGATCTGGCGGTGAGGGATGCTACACGTGTGGCGATGTGGGGCATTTCGCTAGGGATTGCAGGGCAAACGGCGGTGGAAACGTCGGCGGTGGCGGTGGAAACACTTGCTATACGTGTGGCGGAGTTGGCCACATGGCTAGAGTTTGCACAAGCAGGAGATCGTCCGGTACTGGTGGTGGTGGTGCTTGCTACGAGTGTGGAGGCATTGGTCACTTGGCACGTGACTGTGATCGTAGAGGAAGCGGAAGAAGTGGCGGAGGTGGTGGCAAGTGTTTCACATGCGGGGAGGAAGGTCACTTTGCAAGGGACTGCTCTTCGCTTGCTTAA
- the LOC106304550 gene encoding calcium-dependent protein kinase 16, translating to MGLCFSSAKVSGRQHRSPRSPNPPHHPLAVAKPRAPQTPCSFLAVTIQKDHKAQPRRNAATTTNKKTPPQTQTRQTPTHGKVREKAKRHGEKIPYGKRVDFGYAKDFDNRYTIGKLLGHGQFGYTYVATDKRTGDRVAVKKIDKAKMTRPIAVEDVRREVKILQALTGHENVVRFYNAFEDKNSVYIAMELCEGGELLDRILSKKDSHYTERDAAVVVRQMLKVAAECHLRGLVHRDMKPENFLFKSTEEDSVLKATDFGLSDFIKPGKKFHDIVGSAYYVAPEVLKRRSGPESDVWSIGVISYILLCGRRPFWDKTEDGIFKEVLKNKPDFRRKPWPTISNSAKDFVKKLLVKDPRARLTAAQALSHPWVREGGDATEIPIDISVLSNMRQFVKFSRLKQFALRALATTLDEEELADLRDQFGAMDADKNGAISLDEMRQALAKDHPWKLKDARVAEILQAIDSNTDGFVDFEEFVAAALHVNQLEEHDSEKWQQRSRAAFEKFDIDGDGFITAEELRMHTGLKGSIEPLLEEADIDHDGKISLHEFRRLLKTASIKSRNVRNPPGYLISRKA from the exons ATGGGTCTCTGTTTCTCCTCCGCCAAAGTCTCCGGCCGCCAACACCGCAGCCCCCGGAGTCCCAACCCACCACATCATCCTCTCGCCGTCGCTAAACCCAGAGCGCCGCAAACGCCATGTTCATTCCTAGCCGTTACGATCCAGAAAGACCACAAGGCCCAACCGCGACGTAACGCCGCGACGACGACGAATAAGAAAACGCCGCCGCAGACGCAAACGCGACAGACGCCAACGCACGGGAAGGTGAGAGAGAAGGCGAAGAGACACGGAGAAAAGATCCCGTACGGTAAGCGCGTGGATTTCGGGTACGCTAAAGATTTCGATAACCGTTACACCATCGGGAAGTTGCTCGGACATGGCCAGTTCGGTTATACATACGTGGCTACCGATAAAAGGACAGGAGATCGTGTCGCTGTGAAGAAAATCGATAAAGCCAAG ATGACACGGCCGATAGCTGTGGAAGATGTTAGGAGAGAGGTGAAGATACTTCAAGCTTTAACTGGTCATGAAAACGTGGTTCGGTTCTACAATGCCTTCGAGGACAAGAACTCTGTTTATATAGCCATGGA GTTATGCGAGGGTGGTGAGTTGCTGGATCGGATATTATCCAA GAAAGATAGTCATTATACCGAGAGAGACGCGGCCGTGGTAGTGAGACAGATGCTAAAAGTTGCAGCTGAATGTCATTTACGTGGTTTGGTTCATAGAGATATGAAACCAGAG AATTTTCTGTTCAAATCAACTGAAGAAGATTCGGTTCTAAAAGCTACAGATTTCGGTTTATCAGACTTCATAAAACCAG GCAAGAAGTTTCATGATATAGTAGGGAGCGCGTATTACGTAGCACCTGAAGTATTGAAACGAAGGTCAGGACCCGAATCAGATGTGTGGAGTATTGGTGTTATCAGTTACATTCTTCTCTGTGGGAGACGACCTTTCTGGGATAAGACTGAAGATGGTATCTTCAAAGAG GTATTGAAGAACAAACCTGACTTCAGAAGAAAACCATGGCCAACCATTAGCAACAGCGCCAAAGATTTCGTTAAGAAGTTGTTAGTAAAAGACCCAAGAGCTAGATTAACAGCTGCGCAGGCACTAT CACATCCATGGGTTAGAGAAGGAGGAGATGCAACTGAGATTCCCATAGACATATCTGTTCTCAGCAATATGCGTCAGTTTGTTAAATTTAGCCGCCTCAAGCAATTCGCATTAAGA GCTCTTGCAACGACGCTTGATGAAGAGGAGTTGGCTGATCTTAGAGACCAGTTTGGTGCGATGGATGCTGATAAGAATGGAGCCATTAGCCTTGACGAGATGCGGCAG GCCCTTGCGAAAGATCATCCTTGGAAGCTTAAAGATGCACGAGTCGCTGAGATTCTTCAAGCG ATTGATAGCAATACAGATGGATTTGTGGATTTCGAGGAGTTTGTTGCTGCTGCGTTACACGTAAACCAACTAGAGGAGCATGATTCTGAGAAATGGCAACAGAGATCAAGAGCAGCATTTGAGAAATTCGATATAGACGGAGATGGATTTATAACAGCAGAAGAACTTCGAATG CATACTGGCTTGAAAGGGTCCATTGAGCCACTACTTGAAGAAGCAGACATTGATCATGATGGTAAAATCAGTCTCCATGAGTTTCGTAGACTTTTGAAAACAGCGAGTATCAAATCAAGAAATGTTAGAAACCCTCCTGGTTATCTTATTTCTCGGAAAGCCTGA